In Yarrowia lipolytica chromosome 1F, complete sequence, a genomic segment contains:
- a CDS encoding uncharacterized protein (Compare to YALI0F21505g, similar to Saccharomyces cerevisiae SEC65 (YML105C); ancestral locus Anc_8.826, uniprot|P41922 Yarrowia lipolytica Signal recognition particle 19kD subunit), translating to MAILEEIDDVDNMDFDPAEFDPRAVLTDATAHQESDGRGPINLISKAEHERREQAKKQQEQQQEQQQQANPMAQLQQMMDQMNQGGGMPPNMGQQGKPGTQVFDSEEFKNQEIQESDFKDWQIVYPVYFDKNKTVGEGRRVPLELAVENPLGQTIAEACKMLTLPSIYEAHKTHPKDWANPGRVRVQLKDDPALGLPPHSVKNKRHLFRLIAQYMKEHPTKEVTPYQGPVFQKIIQTNPEFPWNSKNLPPKPQYPRGWKMPEILPILSPALSHGEANNDMMEQMANQFMPKIPEAPPQQKVKKMKVRVGR from the coding sequence ATGGCTATCTTGGAAGAAATCGACGATGTGGACAACATGGACTTTGATCCCGCGGAGTTCGATCCCCGGGCGGTTCTCACCGACGCCACCGCGCATCAGGAGAGTGACGGGCGAGGTCCCATCAACCTGATTTCCAAGGCTGAGCACGAGCGACGAGAACAAgccaaaaaacaacaggagcaacagcaggagcaacagcaacaggcCAACCCCATGGCCCAACTTCAGCAGATGATGGACCAGATGAACCAGGGCGGAGGTATGCCCCCCAACATGGGCCAGCAGGGCAAGCCCGGTACACAGGTGTTTGACTCGGAGGAGTTCAAGAACCAGGAGATCCAGGAGTCCGACTTTAAGGACTGGCAAATAGTCTACCCGGTCTACTttgacaagaacaagactGTGGGCGAGGGCCGACGAGTGCCTCTGGAGCTGGCTGTGGAGAACCCTCTGGGCCAGACCATCGCCGAAGCCTGCAAGATGCTCACCCTGCCTTCAATCTACGAGGCGCACAAGACTCACCCCAAGGACTGGGCTAATCCCGGTCGAGTTCGAGTGCAGCTCAAGGATGACCCTGCTCTGGGTCTACCCCCTCACAGCGTCAAGAACAAGCGACATTTGTTCCGACTCATTGCCCAGTACATGAAGGAGCACCccaccaaggaggtgaCCCCTTATCAGGGTCCTGTGTTCCAGAAGATTATTCAGACCAACCCCGAGTTCCCCTGGAACTCCAAAAACCTACCTCCCAAGCCACAGTACCCCCGAGGTTGGAAGATGCCTGAGATTCTGCCTATTCTGTCACCCGCTCTATCTCATGGAGAGGCCAACAACGATATGATGGAGCAGATGGCAAATCAGTTCATGCCTAAGATCCCCGAGGCTCCCCCACAGCAaaaggtcaagaagatgaaggtgCGAGTCGGAAGATAG
- a CDS encoding uncharacterized protein (Compare to YALI0F21494g, gnl|GLV|YALI0F21494g [Yarrowia lipolytica] uniprot|Q9UVE9 Yarrowia lipolytica YALI0F21494g hypothetical protein 49c), with the protein MCPIQLRPDKFRNQLRAQVVGLHTDGEQTQRKAAHCVLYVSATGFIEKITCMKNETRKIISIHQTRSLWARSRIGTYCSYKKYPDRRRSTALGCTALDCMGVGLACLLRPIVQEPDIKIDRNSYPRC; encoded by the coding sequence ATGTGTCCCATCCAGCTGAGACCAGACAAGTTTCGAAATCAACTAAGGGCTCAAGTAGTTGGTTTGCACACAGACGGAGAgcagacacaaagaaaAGCGGCTCACTGTGTGCTCTATGTTAGTGCGACTGGTTTCATTGAAAAAATTACATGCATGAAAAATGAGACGCGTAAAATCATTTCAATCCATCAGACGCGAAGCCTGTGGGCGCGGTCAAGGAtaggtacatactgtagctacaagaaGTACCCCGACAGGCGTAGGAGCACAGCATTGGGTTGCACAGCATTGGATTGCATGGGCGTTGGATTGGCGTGTCTGCTAAGGCCCATAGTGCAAGAACCAGACATAAAAATAGACAGAAACAGCTATCCGAGATGTTAG
- a CDS encoding uncharacterized protein (Compare to YALI0F21527g, similar to Saccharomyces cerevisiae URA5 (YML106W) and URA10 (YMR271C); ancestral locus Anc_8.827, uniprot|P41923 Yarrowia lipolytica Orotate phosphoribosyltransferase) — protein sequence MQAYKKDFLDLATKYEALKFGSFTLKSGRTSPYFFNLGLFNTGVALSTVGASFAQVIINSGVEFDVIFGPAYKGIPLAAVTAAKIAELGGEKYATKEYAFNRKEAKDHGEGGNIVGASLKGKKVLIIDDVITAGTAIKEAFSIIDANGATVSAVVIALDRQETTVDSPKSAVQVVSQTYNVPVLNIFNLNDVIQYTDGILTEDEKKKIEQYRDQYSPKE from the coding sequence ATGCAGGCTtacaagaaggactttctggatctggctACCAAGTACGAGGCCCTCAAGTTTGGCTCCTTCACCCTCAAGTCCGGCCGAACTTCACCCTACTTCTTCAACCTCGGTCTCTTCAACACCGGAGTCGCTCTGTCCACTGTCGGAGCTTCCTTTGCCCAGGTGATCATCAACTCCGGAGTCGAGTTTGACGTCATTTTCGGTCCCGCCTACAAGGGTATTCCTCTGGCCGCCGTCACCGCCGCCAAGATTGCCGAATTGGGCGGAGAGAAGTACGCTACCAAGGAGTACGCTTTCAACCGAAAAGAGGCCAAGGACCACGGTGAGGGAGGAAACATTGTGGGAGCTTctctcaagggcaagaaggtgCTGATTATCGACGACGTTATCACCGCTGGTACTGCTATTAAGGAGGCCTTCTCAATCATTGACGCAAACGGCGCTACCGTCTCTGCTGTGGTCATTGCACTGGATCGACAGGAGACCACTGTTGACAGCCCCAAGTCTGCCGTTCAGGTTGTTTCCCAGACCTACAACGTGCCTGTTCTCAACAtcttcaacctcaacgACGTCATCCAGTACACCGATGGCATCTTGaccgaggacgagaagaagaagattgagcagTACCGAGATCAGTACTCGCCTAAGGAGTAG
- a CDS encoding uncharacterized protein (Compare to YALI0F21637g, similar to Saccharomyces cerevisiae RLF2 (YPR018W); ancestral locus Anc_8.121, weakly similar to uniprot|Q12495 Saccharomyces cerevisiae YPR018w RLF2 chromatin assembly complex subunit p90) yields the protein MDSSPIRLMSASEQNAGCDKPVMADNKPLCTITTPEPSPKRRKISAEEKEKMRLEKEQIKKQKEEEREQLRRQKEEEKELLRKQKEEEKEQLRKQKEEEKRGLKRRKKGKEEEKRRREEERKKAAEEKELERAKIAEEKAKLAEEKEAKRLEKEAELKKKEQEQTRIMSFFNKKTKKKTKKEAVNSDKCLDFDKDFLPFHIKDTVCMADKTECEVMDQDPVDWLNSLNLSDDSNTAEAEEPPVPVKTIITHIQTAATLGLNPDNYNGTPLDTLVNALPRRYLQFYGDERPAYLGTYSKSCSRDLLQNPLFQVPGLDYEYDSEADWEDEGEDIEDDEISGDEEMEDDEMADFVCSDDAKSPSTMTSKVTTAQEPVVVWGCSDMVGMTFGGLIVQGAIDPFKDYWTVAKVEQKTDTKSDVTMTSATSASGTAIKSTTTKTELSPFAVLSKTLSPSPAVASATKQFLAAAKPQKLIAGDDLTALLKRVDGSDDNKTLLTELLCKQYPQYTRKMVTATIQHYAERQGPKSDKRWVLKDI from the coding sequence atggacaGCTCTCCAATTCGACTCATGAGCGCAAGTGAGCAGAATGCAGGATGTGACAAGCCTGTAATGGCCGACAACAAGCCTCTGTGCACGATTACCACGCCCGAACCGTCACCCAAGCGTCGAAAGATCTCTGCCgaggagaaagaaaagatGCGACTTGAAAAGGAAcagatcaagaagcagaaagAGGAAGAGCGAGAGCAGCTTCGAAGAcagaaggaagaagagaaagagcTACTGAGAAAGCagaaagaggaggagaaggaacaaCTGAGGaaacagaaggaggaggagaagagggggctaaagaggaggaagaaagggaaagaggaggagaaacgacgacgagaagaggAACGAAAGAAGGCTGCcgaagagaaggagcttgAGCGAGCCAAGATTGCAGAGGAGAAGGCTAAGTTGgctgaagagaaggaggccaagagacttgaaaaagaagctgaactcaagaagaaggagcaaGAACAGACTCGAATCATGTCTTTCTTTaacaagaagaccaaaaagaagaccaagaaggaagCTGTTAACAGTGACAAGTGTTTGGACTTTGATAAAGACTTCCTACCCTTCCACATCAAAGATACCGTGTGTATGGCAGACAAGACGGAGTGTGAAGTGATGGATCAGGATCCTGTTGACTGGCTCAACAGTCTCAACCTTTCTGATGACAGCAACACCGCCgaagcagaagaaccacCTGTTCCCGTCAAAACCATCATTACTCACATCCAGACCGCTGCCACTCTGGGTCTCAATCCTGATAATTACAACGGTACTCCTTTAGACACGCTGGTCAATGCTCTTCCTAGACGATACTTGCAGTTCTATGGTGACGAGCGACCCGCATACCTGGGCACGTACTCCAAGAGCTGCTCGCGTGATCTGTTGCAGAACCCTCTCTTCCAGGTGCCTGGTTTGgactacgagtacgacagTGAGGCCGACTGggaagatgaaggagaagatattgaagatgatgaaATTAGtggagacgaggagatggaggacgacgaaatGGCCGACTTTGTGTGTTCTGATGATGCCAAGAGTCCCAGCACCATGACTTCAAAGGTCACGACAGCCCAGGAACCTGTTGTTGTCTGGGGCTGCTCAGATATGGTTGGTATGACTTTTGGAGGACTGATTGTCCAGGGGGCAATTGACCCATTCAAAGACTATTGGACTGTTGCAAAAGTTGAGCAGAAGACCGATACTAAGAGTGACGTGACAATGACTAGTGCGACATCAGCTTCTGGTACAGCTATTAAATCTACTACAACCAAAACCGAACTCAGCCCGTTTGCAGTCCTCTCCAAAACTCTGTCACCTTCCCCAGCGGTTGCTTCAGCCACGAAACAGTttctggctgctgccaagccTCAGAAGCTCATTGCTGGAGACGATCTGACTGCTCTTTTGAAGCGAGTAGATGGATCCGACGATAACAAGACGCTGTTGACCGAGCTGCTTTGTAAGCAGTATCCCCAGTACACACGCAAGATGGTCACGGCCACCATTCAGCACTATGCTGAGCGACAGGGTCCTAAGAGCGACAAGCGGTGGGTTCTGAAGGATATCTAG
- a CDS encoding uncharacterized protein (Compare to YALI0F21549g, highly similar to uniprot|Q9UVF1 Yarrowia lipolytica Hypothetical 43.1 kDa protein), translating into MHNTSTYHHTMPTEEQLHGIMESLREVTRKSGSAPTTPTKHSPRNSTLKTATPNRFTTASSTSGKISKRPSLMERIRQVKEKDYRRTTKEITELAPTTTATSTPATYTPWSKEDFLDRVSTYTYQKYPIETSLYPKLSPYNVARYGWKCTSSKMLQCVSCGSYLAVVCGEEDDEATIKVVQDKYLGLITRNHSSRCLWKNKPCSESLGSIMGNIGRLRKDLGGKIAIPEGVEVTVDGQSVEDFFKKLLLEVDGEVNKEIDENRGLDLKEEVKENGSGSNKDSNDLTQSAELGSDSKLIPEEVSRITLAAGWRESHNMFKCHVCSRIVKPSETFDVVQEHRDWCPYVVEKEGDKPAWWQVLTKPSKESSKKRLSNIREVYFGV; encoded by the coding sequence ATGCACAACACTTCTACTTATCACCACACCATGCCGACCGAAGAGCAACTCCATGGGATCATGGAATCGCTGCGGGAGGTGACAAGAAAGTCCGGCTCCGCTCCGACAACACCCACAAAACACTCTCCCCGAAATTCGACGCTCAAAACAGCAACTCCAAACAGATTCACAACAGCATCCTCGACATCTGGAAAAATATCCAAACGACCGTCTTTAATGGAGCGAATTAGAcaggtcaaggagaaggattATCGAAGAACAACAAAGGAAATCACAGAACTAGCTCCTACGACTACAGCAACATCAACCCCTGCTACATACACTCCGTGGTCCAAGGAAGACTTTCTTGACCGGGTCTCGACATACACTTATCAAAAGTACCCTATTGAGACGTCGCTGTACCCGAAACTGAGTCCCTATAATGTGGCTCGTTACGGCTGGAaatgtacaagttcaaAAATGCTCCAATGCGTGAGTTGTGGGAGTTATCTGGCAGTTGTCTGTGGagaggaagatgatgaaGCTACCATCAAGGTTGTGCAGGATAAGTATCTTGGGCTTATTACGCGGAACCATTCCAGTAGATGCTTGTGGAAGAACAAGCCTTGTTCTGAGAGCCTGGGATCGATCATGGGCAACATTGGACGGCTTCGAAAGGATTTAGGAGGAAAAATTGCAATTCCCGAGGGCGTCGAGGTTACTGTGGATGGACAGAGTGTGGAGGATTTCTTTAAGAAATTACTTCTTGAAGTTGATGGTGAAGTAAACAAGGAAATCGACGAGAATAGGGGACTGGATTTGAAGGAGGAAGTGAAAGAAAATGGATCTGGCTCTAATAAGGACTCAAACGACCTGACGCAGTCAGCTGAACTTGGATCCGACTCAAAACTCATCCCGGAAGAAGTGTCTAGAATCACACTCGCTGCTGGATGGAGAGAATCCCACAATATGTTCAAGTGCCACGTTTGTTCAAGAATAGTCAAACCCTCTGAGACGTTTGATGTGGTGCAGGAACACAGAGACTGGTGCCCCTACGTTGTGGAAAAAGAGGGTGACAAGCCCGCATGGTGGCAAGTATTGACCAAGCCATCCAAGGAGTCTTCTAAGAAGCGTCTCTCCAATATCAGAGAGGTGTATTTCGGTGTATAG
- a CDS encoding uncharacterized protein (Compare to YALI0F21659g, similar to uniprot|Q12436 Saccharomyces cerevisiae ORF YLR130C): MSPEITDQLVRLLTRDDDADAAPVVCDSGNEYDGRMGARISSIFVILICGTFGALFPVLCSKYSQIKVPPVFFFCAKYFGSGVIIATSLLHLLQPANEALSQECLGHWNDYPYAFGICLFMVFFMFAVELVCFNMFGHQGHSHGPVGLASSKDVEISGVHEHTHEGHSHDDHSSDDIVKENEKPREHSSVPVSMPNPIANHDPLTPKDHYGHCEEHTDPNDVDLENDMGLETYSAQLVSIFVLEFGIIFHSVFIGLTLAVSGDEFKDLYIVLVFHQMFEGFGLGTRLATAPWPKKKVWTPWILGLAFGLTTPIAIAIGLGVRKTYPPGGKTASITNGIFDSVSSGILLYTGLVELMAHEFLFSSEFKHANNWRIFWAFAWMCAGAGLMALLAKWA; this comes from the coding sequence ATGTCTCCCGAAATCACCGATCAATTGGTCAGACTGCTGACCCGAGATGACGATGCAGACGCTGCCCCCGTTGTCTGCGACTCTGGCAACGAGTACGATGGTCGAATGGGCGCCCGAATCTCATCCATCTTTGTCATTCTCATCTGCGGAACGTTTGGAGCTCTCTTCCCTGTTCTTTGTTCCAAGTACTCGCAAATCAAGGTCCCTCccgtcttctttttctgcgCGAAGTACTTCGGTTCTGGTGTCATCATTGCTACCTCTCTGCTCCATCTTCTACAACCTGCCAACGAAGCTCTTTCCCAAGAGTGTCTTGGTCACTGGAATGACTACCCCTATGCCTTTGGTATCTGTCTCTTCatggtcttcttcatgtTTGCTGTGGAGCTGGTCTGCTTCAACATGTTTGGACACCAGGGCCACAGCCACGGACCCGTAGGACTGGCTTCCTCTAAGGACGTGGAGATTTCAGGTGTTCACGAGCATACCCACGAGGGTCACTCTCACGACGACCACTCTTCCGATGATATCGTCAAGGAGAACGAAAAGCCCAGAGAGCACTCTTCCGTTCCTGTCTCTATGCCCAATCCCATTGCTAACCATGACCCCCTGACACCCAAAGACCACTACGGACACTGCGAAGAGCATACTGACCCCAACGACGTTGATTTGGAGAACGACATGGGTTTGGAGACCTACTCTGCCCAGCTCGTTTCCATTTTTGTGCTCGAATTTGGTATCATTTTCCACTCTGTCTTCATTGGTCTGACTCTTGCTGTCTCCGGAgacgagttcaaggacCTGTACATTGTGCTTGTCTTCCACCAGATGTTTGAGGGTTTCGGTCTGGGAACTCGACTGGCCACTGCCCCTTGGCCCAAGAAAAAGGTGTGGACTCCTTGGATCCTTGGTCTGGCATTTGGCCTCACCACCCCCATTGCGATTGCCATTGGTCTCGGTGTGCGAAAGACCTACCCTCCTGGAGGAAAGACAGCCTCTATCACCAACGGTATCTTTGACTCCGTGTCTTCCGGTATCCTGCTGTATACCGGTCTCGTTGAGCTCATGGCCCACGAGTTTTTGTTCTCGTCCGAGTTCAAGCACGCCAACAACTGGCGAATCTTCTGGGCCTTTGCCTGGATGTGTGCCGGAGCCGGACTCATGGCCCTGCTGGCGAAGTGGGCTTAA
- a CDS encoding uncharacterized protein (Compare to YALI0F21615g, similar to Saccharomyces cerevisiae CYM1 (YDR430C); ancestral locus Anc_5.541, similar to uniprot|Q9UVF2 Yarrowia lipolytica Hypothetical 86.9 kDa protein (Fragment) and uniprot|P32898 Saccharomyces cerevisiae YDR430c), with protein sequence MLRLKSLKKPVQAVVRRFATTSAPTLSVGDNIHGFNVLRTKEIPEFDLQATLLEHSTGAQHLHIARDDSNNVFSIGFKTNPPDRTGVPHILEHTTLCGSEKYQVRDPFFKMLNRSLANFMNAMTAQDYTFYPFATTNATDMKNLRDVYLDATLKPLLRELDFSQEGWRLENEDSKDKTSPIILKGVVFNEMKGQMSNAAYAFYIRYLEKIYPSLNNSGGDPLVIPELTYEGLKKFHADHYNPSNAKTFSYGDISVADHLEALNAKFENCEISKTPGNTERLPLEFSSAAENTRIVEEGPIDTLLDTSKQHKMSMSWLMGSPKDIYESFCVKIISSLLIDGHSSPLHQKLIDSGLGSSYSPNTGLDSAPGANIFSVGLQGVTESDLTKVETVILDTIKTTVAEGFDKGRIDGLLHQTELARKDQNAKFGMALMNGVLPGWFNQVDPLEALEWNSVLDRFNKDMEADPEFLQKVMKKYLLDNKYFHFQMNPNPDYEKNVQEKEDEILTDKLAKLTESDKEEIFETGANLEKMQEEPENLDCLPTLHVSDIPRSKPRVALEHTKNPYPIQWRLAPTNGLTYFHSISSLEGLPHEYYPFLPLFTSSLTFLGTKDKTMGQLEDEIKLNTGGLDFSVSCSSSPLSLPSSQLNFAMDGVALDKNVETMFGLFQELLRNTDFTNVEKLKTMIAASTANLSNALAQSGHSFAMLRAASDISPVKKIDDILGGVAQVRFLSELAAKSEQQLVDEVIPKLQEIAKFALTREQRFAVTCGQDMQTKNDELVRKFAESFETNESPFNISSLSIPMTTPTSTLFKLPFQVNYAGIAIPGVPYTHADGAPLQVLANMLTHKHLHREIREKGGAYGGGASYNPTDGFFSYYSYRDPNLERTLQTCQEAGEWSVKKDWSSSDLQEAKLSLFQRIDAPISVKSEGMALYANGLTYEQREKRRRQLLDVAVDDVKRVAKQYLVNPSGYSVAALGPGYETMDKKKWTVLE encoded by the coding sequence atgttACGTCTAAAGTCGCTCAAAAAACCGGTCCAGGCCGTGGTTCGACGTTTCGCCACCACCTCCGCACCCACTCTCTCTGTCGGCGACAATATCCATGGCTTCAATGTTCTCAGAACCAAAGAGATCCCCGAGTTTGATCTGCAGGCTACCCTGCTAGAGCACTCCACTGGAGCCCAGCATCTGCACATTGCTCGAGATGACTCCAACAACGTCTTTTCCATCGGCTTCAAGACTAATCCTCCCGATCGAACCGGAGTTCCCCATATTCTGGAGCATACAACGTTGTGTGGATCGGAAAAGTACCAAGTCCGAGATCCCTTCTTCAAGATGCTTAACCGATCTCTTGCCAACTTCATGAACGCGATGACCGCCCAGGACTACACCTTTTACCCCTTTGCTACCACCAACGCTACCGACATGAAGAATCTGCGAGATGTGTACCTCGATGCTACCCTGAAGCCTCTGCTTCGAGAGCTGGACTTTTCTCAGGAAGGCTGGAGACTGGAAAACGAGGactccaaggacaagaccaGTCCCATCATCCTCAAGGGTGTCGTTTTCAACGAGATGAAAGGTCAAATGTCCAATGCTGCTTACGCTTTCTACATTCGGTACCTGGAGAAGATCTACCCCAGTTTGAACaactctggaggagacccTCTTGTTATTCCCGAACTCACCTACGAGGGTCTCAAGAAGTTTCATGCTGATCACTACAACCCCAGCAACGCCAAGACGTTTTCTTATGGAGATATCTCTGTTGCTGACCATTTGGAGGCTCTGAACGCCAAATTTGAGAATTGTGAGATCTCCAAAACTCCCGGAAACACCGAGAGATTGCCTCTCGAATTTTCTTCTGCCGCTGAGAACACCCGTATCGTTGAAGAGGGTCCTATTGACACTCTTCTGGATACGTCTAAGCAGCACAAGATGTCCATGTCGTGGTTGATGGGTTCTCCCAAGGACATTTACGAGTCTTTCTGCGTCAAGATCATCTCTTCTCTACTCATTGACGGTCATTCTTCCCCCCTTCATCAGAAGCTGATTGATTCCGGTCTTGGATCTTCCTACTCTCCCAACACTGGCCTTGACAGTGCTCCTGGAGCTAACATTTTCTCTGTTGGTCTTCAGGGAGTGACCGAGAGCGATCTTACAAAGGTCGAGACTGTTATTCTCGACACCATCAAGACTACCGTTGCTGAGGGCTTCGACAAGGGCCGAATCGACGGTCTTTTGCATCAGACTGAGCTTGCTCGAAAGGACCAGAACGCCAAGTTCGGTATGGCTCTTATGAACGGTGTTCTTCCTGGCTGGTTTAACCAGGTCGACCCcctggaggctctggagtGGAATTCTGTGCTCGATCGGTTCAACAAAGACATGGAGGCCGACCCTGAGTTCCTGCAGaaggtgatgaagaagtaCTTGCTCgacaacaagtacttcCACTTTCAGATGAACCCCAATCCCGACTATGAGAAGAATGTGCAGGAaaaggaggacgagattctgaccgacaagctggccaaACTGACTGAATCTGATAAGGAGGAAATCTTCGAGACCGGGGCCAACCTGGAAAAGATGCAGGAAGAGCCTGAGAACCTTGACTGTCTGCCCACTCTTCACGTCTCAGACATCCCCAGAAGCAAGCCTCGAGTTGCCTTGGAGCATACCAAGAATCCCTATCCCATCCAGTGGCGACTTGCCCCCACCAACGGTCTGACTTACTTCCActccatctcttctctaGAGGGTCTTCCCCACGAGTACTACCCCTTCCTTCCTCTGTTCACCTCGTCCCTAACCTTTTTGGGAACCAAGGACAAGACTATGGGCCAACTGGAAGACGAAATCAAACTCAACACTGGTGGTCTTGATTTCTCTGTCtcctgctcttcttctcctctttcTCTGCCGTCGTCCCAGCTCAACTTTGCTATGGATGGTGTGGCTTTGGACAAAAATGTGGAGACCATGTTTGGCCTGTTTCAGGAGCTGCTTCGAAACACTGATTTCACCAACGTTGAGAAGCTTAAGACCATGATTGCAGCCTCCACCGCTAACCTGTCCAACGCGTTGGCTCAGTCTGGACACTCGTTCGCCATGCTTCGAGCTGCTTCCGATATTTCCCCtgtcaagaagattgacgaCATTCTGGGGGGTGTGGCCCAGGTGCGCTTCCTGTCTGAGCTGGCTGCCAAGtccgagcagcagcttgtcgaCGAGGTCATCCCCAAGCTccaggagattgccaagtTTGCTCTGACCCGTGAGCAGCGATTTGCCGTCACTTGTGGCCAGGACATGCAGACCAAGAACGACGAGTTGGTGCGAAAGTTCGCTGAGTCCTTCGAGACCAATGAGTCGCCCTTCAATATCTCGTCGTTGTCTATCCCCATGACCACTCCCACAAGCACCTTGTTCAAGTTACCGTTCCAGGTCAACTACGCTGGTATTGCCATCCCCGGAGTGCCCTACACTCATGCTGACGGAGCTCCCCTGCAGGTACTCGCCAACATGCTGACCCACAAGCATCTGCATCGAGAAATCCGAGAAAAGGGAGGCGCTTAcggtggaggagcctcTTATAACCCCACTGACGGCTTCTTCTCATATTATTCATACCGAGACCCCAACTTGGAACGAACCCTGCAGACCTGCCAGGAGGCTGGAGAGTGGtctgtcaagaaggactggAGCTCTTCCGATCTGCAGGAGGCCAAGCTGTCCCTTTTCCAGCGAATCGATGCCCCCATCTCCGTCAAGTCAGAGGGAATGGCTCTCTATGCCAACGGACTTACCTACGAGCAGCGAGAGAAGCGACGACGGCAGCTGCTTGATGTGGCTGTTGATGACGTCAAGCGGGTTGCCAAGCAGTATCTCGTCAACCCCTCCGGGTACTCAGTGGCCGCTCTCGGCCCCGGATACGAAACCATGGACAAAAAGAAGTGGACTGTGCTGGAGTAG
- a CDS encoding uncharacterized protein (Compare to YALI0F21483g, similar to Saccharomyces cerevisiae RPF1 (YHR088W); ancestral locus Anc_5.385, highly similar to uniprot|Q9UVE8 Yarrowia lipolytica Hypothetical 39.4 kDa protein), with translation MLNLPSLSTCIKFMQDFFISNIFKKFVLQRIGHHSTLQDTMGTVKRDIRIANKEKRKKVFAEMKHKLNKERHEMRRERAKEEAKNPELKEKRLAENVPDTIEAKRVYDETIAQEMEGEDEFKEYFEEGKPPKVLITTSKRARGQAYDFADLLYDIIPGSEFKKRVGDFTMTQIAKMCAERDYTDLVVINEDKKKVNGLTFIHLPEGPTMYFSVSSLKMPKEIKGHGRSTTHIPELILNNFSTRLGKTVGRLFQSMFPQQPEFVGRQVVTLHNQRDWIFFRRHRYVFKNEERVGLQELGPQFTLRLRRLQRGIRGEVEWEHRSAMDKDKKKFHL, from the coding sequence ATGCTCAATCTGCCTTCTCTGTCCACCTGCATAAAGTTCATGCAGGATTTTTTTATCTCCAATATTTTCAAGAAATTTGTTTTGCAGAGAATCGGACACCATAGCACACTACAAGACACGATGGGAACGGTAAAGCGAGATATTCGGATcgccaacaaggagaagcgaaagaaggTGTTCGCGGAAATGAAGCACAAGCTCAATAAGGAGCGACACGAGATGCGAAGGGAACgagccaaggaggaggccaagaacccCGAGCTCAAAGAGAAACGTCTGGCTGAGAACGTGCCTGACACCATCGAGGCCAAGCGAGTCTATGATGAGACCATCGCtcaggagatggagggaGAGGATGAGTTCAAAGAGTACTTTGAGGAGGGAAAGCCCCCCAAGGTACTGATCACTACCTCTAAGCGAGCTCGAGGACAGGCCTACGACTTTGCAGACCTTTTGTACGACATTATCCCCGGCTCCGAGTTCAAAAAGCGAGTGGGAGACTTCACAATGACGCAGATTGCCAAGATGTGCGCCGAGAGAGACTACACTGATCTGGTGGTGATCAACGaggacaaaaagaaggTGAACGGCCTGACCTTTATTCATCTGCCCGAGGGCCCCACCATGTACTTCTCCGTGTCATCTTTGAAGATGCCTaaggagatcaagggcCACGGCCGATCAACAACCCACATTCCCGAGCTGATTCTCAACAACTTTTCCACGCGACTGGGTAAGACTGTCGGACGGCTGTTCCAATCCATGTTTCCTCAGCAACCGGAGTTTGTGGGACGTCAGGTGGTGACTCTGCATAACCAGCGAGACTGGATCTTCTTCCGAAGACACAGATACGTGTTCAAGAATGAGGAGCGAGTGGGTCTGCAGGAATTGGGTCCTCAGTTCACCCTGAGACTCAGACGTCTTCAGAGAGGCATTCGAGGAGAGGTGGAATGGGAGCATCGATCGGCCATGGATAAGGATAAGAAGAAGTTCCATTTGTAA